In Miscanthus floridulus cultivar M001 chromosome 5, ASM1932011v1, whole genome shotgun sequence, one genomic interval encodes:
- the LOC136450649 gene encoding probable U3 small nucleolar RNA-associated protein 11 isoform X1: protein MSSLRNAIPRRAHKERSQPEARKKFGLLEKHKDYVVRARAYHIKEATIAKLKEKAAFRNPDEFYFKMINSRTVGGIHRPKPEDNKYTEEELLLLKNKDMGYILQSLQSEKKKIEKLRSTLHELDNKPQNKHVYFAEDREEAKEIQSRIGQNSNMPGFDNIPSRIKKKTASSYRELEERKQRLQKLEKLYADMALQKELKKPGRKRKLKLNEDEVTDNATSQPVYKWRAQRKR from the exons ATGTCGTCGCTGCGGAATGCGATCCCGCGGCGCGCTCACAAGGAGCGCTCCCAGCC GGAGGCGAGGAAGAAGTTTGGGCTTTTGGAGAAACACAAGGACTATGTCGTCCGGGCGCGAGCTTACCACATCAAGGAGGCAACCATCGCG AAACTGAAGGAGAAGGCAGCATTTAGGAACCCGGATGAGTTCTACTTTAAAATGATCAACAGTAGGACTGTTGGCGGAATTCATAGACCTAA GCCTGAAGACAATAAGTATACTGAAGAGGAACTTCTTCTGTTGAAAAATAAAGATATGGGATATATCCTTCAGAGCCTTCAAAGTGAAAAAAAG AAAATTGAAAAGTTAAGGTCAACACTTCATGAACTGGATAACAAGCCTCAAAACAAGCATGTTTATTTTGCCGAAGACAG AGAAGAAGCGAAAGAAATACAATCAAGGATAGGACAAAACAGCAACATGCCTGGTTTTGACAACATCCCTTCTCGTATAAAGAA AAAAACCGCCTCTTCGTACAGGGAGCTAGAAGAGAGGAAGCAGCGGCTTCAAAAGCTTGAGAAATTGTATGCAGACATGGCCTTGCAAAAAGAATTGAAG AAACCTGGACGCAAGAGGAAACTGAAACTCAATGAAGATGAGGTGACGGATAATGCAACATCACAGCCTGTTTATAAATGGCGAGCACAGAGGAAGCG ATGA
- the LOC136450648 gene encoding L-2-hydroxyglutarate dehydrogenase, mitochondrial-like has protein sequence MLLLRRLAGAARPRGLAGRGLASETSGAPREAADAVVVGAGVVGLAAARALAMAGREVVVVEAAPSFGTGTSSRNSEVIHAGIYYPPRSLKATLCVRGKEMLYKYCKERGVAHKRISKLIVATGAAEIPKLDMLLRNAKENGVDDLQLMEGSEAMEMEPELRCLKALLSPSTGIIDSHSLMLSLLADAENLGATVSYNTSVISAHVGSEGLELHVCESKELQNYHVGSHVNAQLVLLPKLVINSAGLSAVPLAKQFRGLDQAFVPTPHYARGCYFTLSQTKSPFRRLIYPLPEDGGIGVHVTIDLNGLVRFGPDVEWISDGGKDHVSCFLNKFDYSVSPTRCSVFYPVIRKYFPNLKDGSLEPGYSGIRPKLSGPGQPPSDFVIQGWDFHGIPGLVNLFGIESPGLTSSLAIAEHIVSKYL, from the exons ATGCTCCTGCTGCGGCGCCTGGCCGGGGCCGCCCGCCCGCGGGGCCTCGCGGGTCGAGGCCTCGCCTCGGAGACCTCGGGGGCGCCGCGGGAGGCGGCGGACGCCGTGGTGGTGGGCGCGGGGGTCGTCGGCctcgcggcggcgcgcgcgctggCGATGGCCGGGCGCGAGGTGGTCGTGGTCGAGGCGGCCCCCAGCTTCGGCACTGGCACCAGCTCCCGCAACAGCGAGGTCATCCACGCCGGAATCTACTACCCTCCGCGAAGCCTCAAG GCTACCCTTTGTGTAAGAGGAAAGGAAATGCTCTACAAGTACTGCAAAGAACGAGGCGTTGCCCACAAACGAATCAGCAAACTCATCGTTGCCACTGGTGCTGCAGAGATTCCAAAGTTGGACATGCTCCTCAGGAATGCCAAAGAAAATGGGGTGGATGACCTTCAGTTGATGGAGGGTTCTGAAGCTATGGAGATGGAACCTGAGCTTCGATGTCTTAAAGCTTTACTATCACCTAGTACCGGGATAATTGACTCTCATTCACTCATGCTCTCACTTTTG GCTGATGCTGAAAACTTGGGAGCAACTGTATCATACAACACATCAGTTATCAGTGCCCATGTTGGATCTGAAGGCCTTGAACTCCATGTTTGTGAAAGCAAAGAGCTGCAGAACTATCATGTAGGGTCTCATGTGAATGCACAGCTTGTTTTGCTTCCGAAGCTTGTGATAAACTCAGCAGGTCTGAGTGCAGTTCCACTTGCCAAACAATTTCGTGGCCTTGACCAGGCATTTGTGCCCACTCCTCACTATGCACGTGGATGCTACTTCACCCTCTCTCAAACCAAGAGTCCTTTCAGGCGCTTAATATATCCTCTACCGGAGGATGGTGGCATAGGGGTCCATGTCACTATAGATTTGAATGGCCTTGTCAGATTTGGTCCAGATGTTGAATGGATATCTGATGGCGGAAAGGACCATGTGTCATGTTTTCTGAACAA GTTTGATTACTCAGTAAGCCCCACCCGCTGTTCTGTATTTTACCCTGTGATAAGGAAGTATTTTCCAAATCTCAAGGATGGGTCTTTGGAACCTGGTTATTCTGGGATCCGACCAAAGCTTTCTGGTCCTGGACAACCTCCTTCAGATTTTGTTATTCAG GGGTGGGATTTCCATGGTATTCCTGGACTAGTTAATTTGTTTGGAATAGAATCCCCTGGGTTGACATCAAGCTTGGCAATTGCTGAACACATTGTTTCAAAATATTTGTGA
- the LOC136450649 gene encoding probable U3 small nucleolar RNA-associated protein 11 isoform X2, whose product MSSLRNAIPRRAHKERSQPEARKKFGLLEKHKDYVVRARAYHIKEATIAKLKEKAAFRNPDEFYFKMINSRTVGGIHRPKPEDNKYTEEELLLLKNKDMGYILQSLQSEKKKIEKLRSTLHELDNKPQNKHVYFAEDREEAKEIQSRIGQNSNMPGFDNIPSRIKKKTASSYRELEERKQRLQKLEKLYADMALQKELKKPGRKRKLKLNEDEVTDNATSQPVYKWRAQRKR is encoded by the exons ATGTCGTCGCTGCGGAATGCGATCCCGCGGCGCGCTCACAAGGAGCGCTCCCAGCC GGAGGCGAGGAAGAAGTTTGGGCTTTTGGAGAAACACAAGGACTATGTCGTCCGGGCGCGAGCTTACCACATCAAGGAGGCAACCATCGCG AAACTGAAGGAGAAGGCAGCATTTAGGAACCCGGATGAGTTCTACTTTAAAATGATCAACAGTAGGACTGTTGGCGGAATTCATAGACCTAA GCCTGAAGACAATAAGTATACTGAAGAGGAACTTCTTCTGTTGAAAAATAAAGATATGGGATATATCCTTCAGAGCCTTCAAAGTGAAAAAAAG AAAATTGAAAAGTTAAGGTCAACACTTCATGAACTGGATAACAAGCCTCAAAACAAGCATGTTTATTTTGCCGAAGACAG AGAAGAAGCGAAAGAAATACAATCAAGGATAGGACAAAACAGCAACATGCCTGGTTTTGACAACATCCCTTCTCGTATAAAGAA AAAAACCGCCTCTTCGTACAGGGAGCTAGAAGAGAGGAAGCAGCGGCTTCAAAAGCTTGAGAAATTGTATGCAGACATGGCCTTGCAAAAAGAATTGAAG AAACCTGGACGCAAGAGGAAACTGAAACTCAATGAAGATGAGGTGACGGATAATGCAACATCACAGCCTGTTTATAAATGGCGAGCACAGAGGAAGCGGTGA
- the LOC136453405 gene encoding ribonuclease III domain-containing protein RNC1, chloroplastic translates to MGPPAMAFQALTLTPLPFSLHSSRRRVRVRVLAVAADQTPPPPPVPPSEPANSPNRLLRELAQRKKAVSPKKKHPPRRFILKPPLDDERLTRRFLSSPQLSLKALPLLSSCLPSAPLSTADRTWMDEYLLEAKQALGYPLAPSETLGEGDDCPARHFDVLLYLAFQHLDPSSERTRTRHVRNGHSRLWFLGQYVLELAFCEFFLQRYPRESPGPMRERVFALIGKKVLPRWLKAASLHNLVFPYDDLDKMIRKDREPPSKAVFWAIFGAIYLCFGMPEVYRVLFEAFGMDPDDESCQPKLRRQLEDVDYVSVEFEKRQLTWQDVAAYRPPPDALFAHPRLFRACVPPGMHRFRGNIWDFDSRPKVMNTLGYPLPMNDRIPEITEARNIELGLGLQLCFLHPSKHKFEHPRFCFERLEYVGQKIQDLVMAERLLMKHLDAPGRWLAEKHRRMLMNKYCGRYLRDKHLQHYIIYGETVQDRFEHNRRLRNPSTTSVQQALHGLAYCVYGKPDVRRLMFQVFDFEQVQPKAV, encoded by the exons ATGGGGCCACCCGCCATGGCGTTCCAAGCCCTCACCCTCACACCACTCCCCTTCTCACTCCACAGCTCGAGACGCCGCGTCCGCGTTCGCGTGCTTGCCGTCGCGGCCGACCAgacccctccgccgccgccggtcccCCCTTCAGAGCCGGCGAACAGCCCTAACCGCCTCCTTCGGGAGCTCGCGCAGCGGAAGAAGGCCGTATCCCCTAAGAAGAAGCACCCGCCGCGTCGCTTCATCCTGAAGCCACCTCTCGACGACGAGCGCCTCACCCGGCGGTTCCTCAGCAGCCCGCAGCTGTCGCTCAAGGCGCTCCCACTGCTCTCTTCCTGCCTCCCCTCCGCGCCGCTCTCCACCGCCGACAGGACATGGATGGACGAGTACCTCCTCGAGGCCAAGCAGGCGCTCGGGTACCCGCTCGCGCCCTCGGAGACGCTCGGTGAAGGCGATGACTGCCCCGCGCGTCATTTCGATGTGCTGCTCTACCTCGCGTTCCAGCATCTGGACCCCTCCTCCGAGCGCACACGGACGCGGCACGTACGGAACGGCCACTCCAGGCTCTGGTTCCTGGGTCAGTACGTTCTGGAGCTCGCGTTCTGCGAGTTCTTCTTGCAGAGGTATCCCAGGGAGTCTCCTGGGCCGATGAGGGAGCGGGTGTTCGCTCTGATTGGGAAGAAGGTGTTGCCCCGATGGCTCAAGGCAGCCAGCCTGCACAATTTGGTCTTCCCCTATGACGATTTGGATAAGATGATACGAAAGGATCGGGAGCCGCCATCCAA GGCTGTATTCTGGGCAATATTTGGAGCTATATATTTGTGCTTTGGAATGCCTGAAGTCTATCGTGTTCTTTTTGAGGCGTTTGGGATGGACCCAGACGATGAGAGCTGTCAGCCAAAATTGCGTCGTCAACTAGAGGATGTTGATTATGTTTCAGTGGAGTTTGAAAAGAGGCAGCTTACATGGCAGGATGTTGCTGCCTACAGG CCACCACCAGATGCTCTTTTTGCTCATCCTAGGCTTTTCCGAGCTTGTGTACCACCAGGCATGCATCGCTTCAGAGGAAATATTTGGGATTTTGACAGTAGACCCAAGGTTATGAATACCCTAGGATATCCCTTGCCAATGAATGACAGAATTCCAGAAATCACAGAAGCAAGGAATATAGAGCTTGGACTTGGTCTTCAG CTGTGCTTTTTGCACCCGTCAAAACATAAGTTTGAGCATCCAAGATTCTGTTTTGAGCGGCTTGAATACGTCGGCCAGAAAATTCAG GATCTAGTAATGGCAGAGAGGCTACTCATGAAGCACCTCGACGCACCAGGCAGGTGGCTGGCGGAGAAGCATCGGAGGATGTTGATGAACAAGTATTGTGGACGGTACCTGCGGGACAAGCACCTGCAGCACTACATTATCTACGGGGAGACAGTGCAAGACAGATTCGAACACAATCGACGTCTAAGGAATCCTTCGACGACCTCTGTCCAGCAAGCGCTACATGGTCTTGCATACTGCGTGTATGGCAAACCTGATGTGCGGCGCTTGATGTTTCAGGTGTTTGACTTCGAACAGGTTCAGCCTAAAGCAGTATGA